The following are encoded together in the Equus quagga isolate Etosha38 chromosome 1, UCLA_HA_Equagga_1.0, whole genome shotgun sequence genome:
- the USP5 gene encoding ubiquitin carboxyl-terminal hydrolase 5 isoform X1, with protein sequence MAELSEEALLSVLPTIRVPKAGDRVHKDECAFSFDTPESEGGLYICMNTFLGFGKQYVERHFNKTGQRVYLHLRRTRRPKEEDTATGTGDPPRKKPTRLAIGVEGGFDLSEEKFEYDEDVKIVILPDYLEIARDGLGGLPDIVRDRVTSAVEALLSADSASRKQEVQAWDGEVRQVSKHAFSLKQLDNPARIPPCGWKCSKCDMRENLWLNLTDGSILCGRRYFDGSGGNNHAVEHYRETGYPLAVKLGTITPDGADVYSYDEDDMVLDPNLAEHLSHFGIDMLKMQKTDKTMTELEIDMNQRIGEWELIQESSVPLKPLFGPGYTGIRNLGNSCYLNSVVQVLFSIPDFQRKYVDKLEKIFQNAPTDPTQDFSTQVAKLGHGLLSGEYSKPAAESGDGEQVPEQKEVQDGIAPRMFKALIGKGHPEFSTNRQQDAQEFFLHLINMVERNCRSSENPNEVFRFLVEEKIKCLATEKVKYTQRVDYIMQLPVPMDAALNKEELLEYEEKKRQAEEEKLPLPELVRAQVPFSSCLEAYGAPEQVDDFWSTALQAKSVAVKTTRFASFPDYLVIQIKKFTFGLDWVPKKLDVSIEMPEELDISQLRGTGLQPGEEELPDIAPPLVTPDEPKGSLGFYGNEDEDSFCSPHFSSPTSPMLDESVIIQLVEMGFPMDACRKAVYYTGNSGAEAAMNWVMSHMDDPDFANPLILPGSSGPGSTSASADPPPEDCVTTIVSMGFSRDQALKALRATNNSLERAVDWIFSHIDDLDAEAAMDISEGRSAADSISESVPVGPKVRDGPGKYQLFAFISHMGTSTMCGHYVCHIKKEGRWVIYNDQKVCASEKPPKDLGYIYFYQRVAS encoded by the exons ATGGCGGAACTGAGTGAGGAGGCGCTGCTGTCAGTGTTACCGACGATCCGCGTCCCTAAGGCTGGAGACCGGGTCCACAAAGACGAGTGCGCCTTCTCTTTCGACACGCCG GAGTCTGAGGGTGGCCTCTACATCTGCATGAACACATTCCTGGGCTTCGGGAAACAGTATGTAGAAAGACACTTCAACAAGACCGGCCAGCGAGTCTACCTGCACCTCCGTCGGACCCGGCGCCCG aaagaggaagacaccGCCACAGGCACTGGAGACCCCCCCCGTAAGAAGCCCACCCGGCTGGCTATTG GTGTTGAAGGCGGGTTTGACCTCAGCGAGGAGAAGTTTGAGTATGATGAGGATGTGAAGATTGTCATTTTGCCAGATTACCTGGAGATTGCCCGGGATGGGTTGGGGGGACTGCCTGACATTGTCAGAGATCGG GTGACCAGTGCAGTGGAGGCCCTATTGTCGGCCGACTCAGCCTCCCGCAAGCAGGAGGTGCAGGCCTGGGATGGGGAAGTGCGGCAGGTGTCTAAGCATGCCTTCAGCCTCAAGCAGCTGGACAACCCTGCTCGAATCCCTCCCTG TGGTTGGAAGTGCTCCAAGTGTGACATGAGAGAGAACCTGTGGCTCAACCTGACAGATGGCTCCATCCTCTGTGGCCGACGCTACTTTGATGGCAGTGGGGGCAACAACCACGCCGTGGAGCACTACAGGGAGACAGGCTACCCGTTAGCTGTCAAGCTGGGCACCATCACACCTGATGGAGCTG ATGTGTACTCATATGATGAGGATGACATGGTCCTGGACCCCAACCTGGCCGAGCACCTGTCCCACTTTGGCATCGACATGCTGAAGATGCAGAAG ACGGACAAGACGATGACAGAGTTGGAGATAGATATGAACCAGCGGATTGGTGAATGGGAGCTGATCCAGGAGTCGAGCGTGCCACTGAAGCCCCTGTTTGGGCCTGGCTATACAGGCATCCGGAACCTGGGTAACAGCTGCTACCTCAACTCGGTGGTCCAGGTGCTCTTCAGCATCCCTGACTTCCAGAGGAA GTATGTGGATAAGCTGGAGAAGATCTTCCAGAATGCCCCAACGGACCCTACCCAGGACTTCAGCACCCAGGT GGCCAAGCTGGGCCATGGCCTTCTCTCGGGAGAGTATTCCAAGCCAGCAGCGGAGTCGGGTGATGGGGAGCAGGTACCAGAACAAAAG GAAGTTCAAGATGGCATTGCCCCTCGGATGTTCAAGGCCCTCATTGGCAAGGGTCACCCTGAGTTCTCCACCAACCGGCAACAGGATGCCCAAGAGTTCTTCCTTCACCTCATCAACATGGTGGAG AGGAATTGCCGGAGCTCTGAAAATCCTAATGAagtgttccgcttcttggtggagGAAAAGATCAAGTGCCTGGCCACAGAGAAGGTGAAGTACACCCAGCGAGTGGACTACATCATGCAGCTGCCTGTGCCCATGGATGCAGCCCTTAACAAAG AGGAGCTTCTGGAGTATGAGGAGAAGAAGCGGCAAGCTGAAGAGGAGAAGCTGCCACTGCCAGAACTGGTTCGGGCCCAGGTGCCCTTCAGCTCCTGCCTGGAGGCCTATGGGGCCCCCGAGCAGGTGGATGACTTCTGGAGCACGGCCCTGCAGGCCAAGTCTGTAGCTGTCAA GACCACACGATTTGCCTCATTCCCTGACTACCTGGTCATCCAGATCAAGAAATTCACCTTCGGCTTAGACTGGGTGCCCAAGAAACTGG ATGTGTCCATTGAGATGCCAGAGGAGCTGGACATCTCCCAGTTGAGGGGTACAGGGCTGCAGCCTGGAGAGGAGGAGCTGCCTGACATTGCCCCACCCCTGGTCACTCCGGATGAGCCCAAAGGTAGCCTTGGTTTCTATGGCAACGAAGACGAAGACTCCTTCTGCTCCCCTCACTTCTCCTCTCCGACAT CACCCATGTTGGATGAATCCGTCATCATCCAGCTGGTGGAGATGGGCTTCCCTATGGATGCCTGCCGCAAAGCTGTCTACTACACAGGCAACAGTGGGGCTGAGGCTGCCATGAACTGGGTCATGTCGCACATGGATGATCCAG ATTTTGCAAACCCCCTCATCCTGCCTGGCTCCAGTGGGCCTGGCTCCACAAGTGCATCAGCTGACCCCCCTCCAGAGGACTGTGTCACCACTATTGTCTCCATGGGCTTCTCTCGGGACCAGGCCCTCAAAGCTCTGCGGGCCACG AACAATAGTTTAGAACGGGCTGTGGACTGGATCTTCAGTCACATTGATGACCTCGATGCAGAAGCTGCTATGGACATCTCGGAGGGCCGCTCAGCTGCCGACTCCATCTCTGAGTCTGTGCCAGTGGGACCTAAAGTCCGGGATGGTCCTGGAA aGTATCAGCTCTTTGCCTTCATTAGTCACATGGGCACCTCTACCATGTGTGGTCACTATGTCTGCCACATCAAGAAGGAAGgcag atgGGTGATCTACAATGACCAGAAAGTGTGTGCCTCTGAGAAGCCGCCCAAGGACCTGGGCTACATCTACTTCTATCAGCGAGTGGCCAGCTAA
- the GNB3 gene encoding guanine nucleotide-binding protein G(I)/G(S)/G(T) subunit beta-3 isoform X1, which translates to MRSLVWGVRDRNVARGAPPTPTPCSWQEPESPLNPSTMGEMEQLRQEAEQLKKQIADARKACADITLAELVSGLEVVGRVQMRTRRTLRGHLAKIYAMHWATDSKLLVSASQDGKLIVWDTYTTNKVHAIPLRSSWVMTCAYAPSGNFVACGGLDNMCSIYSLKSREGNVKVSRELSAHTGYLSCCRFLDDNNIVTSSGDTTCALWDIETGQQKTVFVGHTGDCMSLAVSPDFKLFISGACDASAKLWDVREGTCRQTFTGHESDINAICFFPNGEAICTGSDDASCRLFDLRADQELTAYSHESIICGITSVAFSLSGRLLFAGYDDFNCNVWDSIKCERVGTLSGHDNRVSCLGVTADGMAVATGSWDSFLKIWN; encoded by the exons ATGAGGAGTCTGGTGTGGGGTGTGAGGGACAGAAACGTGGCCAGGGGGGCTCCCCCTACACCTACTCCCTGTTCCTGGCAGGAGCCGGAGTCACCCCTCAACCCGTCAACCATGGGGGAGATGGAGCAGCTGCGGCAGGAAGCGGAGCAGCTCAAGAAGCAGATTGCA GACGCCAGGAAAGCCTGTGCTGACATTACTCTGGCAGAG CTGGTGTCTGGCCTAGAGGTCGTGGGACGAGTCCAGATGCGGACACGGCGGACGTTACGAGGACACCTGGCCAAGATCTATGCCATGCACTGGGCCACTGACTCCAA GCTGCTGGTAAGTGCCTCGCAAGATGGGAAGCTGATCGTGTGGGACACCTATACCACCAATAAG GTTCATGCCATCCCGCTGCGTTCCTCCTGGGTCATGACCTGTGCCTATGCCCCGTCAGGGaattttgtggcatgtggggGGCTGGACAACATGTGCTCCATCTATAGCCTCAAATCCCGCGAGGGCAATGTCAAGGTCAGCCGGGAGCTCTCTGCTCACACAG GTTATCTCTCCTGCTGCCGCTTCCTGGACGACAACAACATTGTGACCAGCTCAGGGGACACCACGTG tGCTCTGTGGGACATTGAGACTGGGCAGCAGAAGACAGTGTTTGTGGGACACACGGGGGACTGCATGAGTCTCGCTGTATCTCCTGACTTCAAACTCTTCATTTCGGGGGCCTGTGACGCCAGCGCCAAGCTCTGGGACGTGCGGGAGGGGACCTGCCGGCAGACTTTCACTGGCCATGAATCGGACATCAATGCTATCTGC TTCTTCCCCAATGGAGAGGCCATCTGCACGGGCTCGGACGATGCCTCCTGCCGCCTGTTTGACCTGCGGGCCGACCAGGAGCTGACCGCATACTCCCATGAGAGCATCATCTGCGGCATCACGTCTGTGGCCTTCTCCCTCAGCGGCCGCCTGCTTTTTGCAGGTTATGATGACTTCAACTGCAATGTCTGGGACTCCATCAAGTGCGAGCGCGTGG gTACCCTCTCTGGCCATGACAACAGGGTCAGCTGCCTGGGGGTCACAGCTGATGGGATGGCTGTGGCCACTGGTTCCTGGGACAGCTTCCTCAAAATCTGGAACTGA
- the USP5 gene encoding ubiquitin carboxyl-terminal hydrolase 5 isoform X2, which produces MAELSEEALLSVLPTIRVPKAGDRVHKDECAFSFDTPESEGGLYICMNTFLGFGKQYVERHFNKTGQRVYLHLRRTRRPKEEDTATGTGDPPRKKPTRLAIGVEGGFDLSEEKFEYDEDVKIVILPDYLEIARDGLGGLPDIVRDRVTSAVEALLSADSASRKQEVQAWDGEVRQVSKHAFSLKQLDNPARIPPCGWKCSKCDMRENLWLNLTDGSILCGRRYFDGSGGNNHAVEHYRETGYPLAVKLGTITPDGADVYSYDEDDMVLDPNLAEHLSHFGIDMLKMQKTDKTMTELEIDMNQRIGEWELIQESSVPLKPLFGPGYTGIRNLGNSCYLNSVVQVLFSIPDFQRKYVDKLEKIFQNAPTDPTQDFSTQVAKLGHGLLSGEYSKPAAESGDGEQVPEQKEVQDGIAPRMFKALIGKGHPEFSTNRQQDAQEFFLHLINMVERNCRSSENPNEVFRFLVEEKIKCLATEKVKYTQRVDYIMQLPVPMDAALNKEELLEYEEKKRQAEEEKLPLPELVRAQVPFSSCLEAYGAPEQVDDFWSTALQAKSVAVKTTRFASFPDYLVIQIKKFTFGLDWVPKKLDVSIEMPEELDISQLRGTGLQPGEEELPDIAPPLVTPDEPKAPMLDESVIIQLVEMGFPMDACRKAVYYTGNSGAEAAMNWVMSHMDDPDFANPLILPGSSGPGSTSASADPPPEDCVTTIVSMGFSRDQALKALRATNNSLERAVDWIFSHIDDLDAEAAMDISEGRSAADSISESVPVGPKVRDGPGKYQLFAFISHMGTSTMCGHYVCHIKKEGRWVIYNDQKVCASEKPPKDLGYIYFYQRVAS; this is translated from the exons ATGGCGGAACTGAGTGAGGAGGCGCTGCTGTCAGTGTTACCGACGATCCGCGTCCCTAAGGCTGGAGACCGGGTCCACAAAGACGAGTGCGCCTTCTCTTTCGACACGCCG GAGTCTGAGGGTGGCCTCTACATCTGCATGAACACATTCCTGGGCTTCGGGAAACAGTATGTAGAAAGACACTTCAACAAGACCGGCCAGCGAGTCTACCTGCACCTCCGTCGGACCCGGCGCCCG aaagaggaagacaccGCCACAGGCACTGGAGACCCCCCCCGTAAGAAGCCCACCCGGCTGGCTATTG GTGTTGAAGGCGGGTTTGACCTCAGCGAGGAGAAGTTTGAGTATGATGAGGATGTGAAGATTGTCATTTTGCCAGATTACCTGGAGATTGCCCGGGATGGGTTGGGGGGACTGCCTGACATTGTCAGAGATCGG GTGACCAGTGCAGTGGAGGCCCTATTGTCGGCCGACTCAGCCTCCCGCAAGCAGGAGGTGCAGGCCTGGGATGGGGAAGTGCGGCAGGTGTCTAAGCATGCCTTCAGCCTCAAGCAGCTGGACAACCCTGCTCGAATCCCTCCCTG TGGTTGGAAGTGCTCCAAGTGTGACATGAGAGAGAACCTGTGGCTCAACCTGACAGATGGCTCCATCCTCTGTGGCCGACGCTACTTTGATGGCAGTGGGGGCAACAACCACGCCGTGGAGCACTACAGGGAGACAGGCTACCCGTTAGCTGTCAAGCTGGGCACCATCACACCTGATGGAGCTG ATGTGTACTCATATGATGAGGATGACATGGTCCTGGACCCCAACCTGGCCGAGCACCTGTCCCACTTTGGCATCGACATGCTGAAGATGCAGAAG ACGGACAAGACGATGACAGAGTTGGAGATAGATATGAACCAGCGGATTGGTGAATGGGAGCTGATCCAGGAGTCGAGCGTGCCACTGAAGCCCCTGTTTGGGCCTGGCTATACAGGCATCCGGAACCTGGGTAACAGCTGCTACCTCAACTCGGTGGTCCAGGTGCTCTTCAGCATCCCTGACTTCCAGAGGAA GTATGTGGATAAGCTGGAGAAGATCTTCCAGAATGCCCCAACGGACCCTACCCAGGACTTCAGCACCCAGGT GGCCAAGCTGGGCCATGGCCTTCTCTCGGGAGAGTATTCCAAGCCAGCAGCGGAGTCGGGTGATGGGGAGCAGGTACCAGAACAAAAG GAAGTTCAAGATGGCATTGCCCCTCGGATGTTCAAGGCCCTCATTGGCAAGGGTCACCCTGAGTTCTCCACCAACCGGCAACAGGATGCCCAAGAGTTCTTCCTTCACCTCATCAACATGGTGGAG AGGAATTGCCGGAGCTCTGAAAATCCTAATGAagtgttccgcttcttggtggagGAAAAGATCAAGTGCCTGGCCACAGAGAAGGTGAAGTACACCCAGCGAGTGGACTACATCATGCAGCTGCCTGTGCCCATGGATGCAGCCCTTAACAAAG AGGAGCTTCTGGAGTATGAGGAGAAGAAGCGGCAAGCTGAAGAGGAGAAGCTGCCACTGCCAGAACTGGTTCGGGCCCAGGTGCCCTTCAGCTCCTGCCTGGAGGCCTATGGGGCCCCCGAGCAGGTGGATGACTTCTGGAGCACGGCCCTGCAGGCCAAGTCTGTAGCTGTCAA GACCACACGATTTGCCTCATTCCCTGACTACCTGGTCATCCAGATCAAGAAATTCACCTTCGGCTTAGACTGGGTGCCCAAGAAACTGG ATGTGTCCATTGAGATGCCAGAGGAGCTGGACATCTCCCAGTTGAGGGGTACAGGGCTGCAGCCTGGAGAGGAGGAGCTGCCTGACATTGCCCCACCCCTGGTCACTCCGGATGAGCCCAAAG CACCCATGTTGGATGAATCCGTCATCATCCAGCTGGTGGAGATGGGCTTCCCTATGGATGCCTGCCGCAAAGCTGTCTACTACACAGGCAACAGTGGGGCTGAGGCTGCCATGAACTGGGTCATGTCGCACATGGATGATCCAG ATTTTGCAAACCCCCTCATCCTGCCTGGCTCCAGTGGGCCTGGCTCCACAAGTGCATCAGCTGACCCCCCTCCAGAGGACTGTGTCACCACTATTGTCTCCATGGGCTTCTCTCGGGACCAGGCCCTCAAAGCTCTGCGGGCCACG AACAATAGTTTAGAACGGGCTGTGGACTGGATCTTCAGTCACATTGATGACCTCGATGCAGAAGCTGCTATGGACATCTCGGAGGGCCGCTCAGCTGCCGACTCCATCTCTGAGTCTGTGCCAGTGGGACCTAAAGTCCGGGATGGTCCTGGAA aGTATCAGCTCTTTGCCTTCATTAGTCACATGGGCACCTCTACCATGTGTGGTCACTATGTCTGCCACATCAAGAAGGAAGgcag atgGGTGATCTACAATGACCAGAAAGTGTGTGCCTCTGAGAAGCCGCCCAAGGACCTGGGCTACATCTACTTCTATCAGCGAGTGGCCAGCTAA
- the TPI1 gene encoding triosephosphate isomerase, with translation MAEAGQEAEFCLTALYISGPWPRLRAEPALQSAGPSAMAPSRKFFVGGNWKMNGRKKSLGELISTLNAAKVPADTEVVCAAPTAYIDFARQKLDHKIAVAAQNCYKVANGAFTGEISPGMIKDCGATWVVLGHSERRHVFGESDELIGQKVAHALAEGLGVIACIGEKLDEREAGITEKVVFEQTKVIADNVKDWNKVVLAYEPVWAIGTGKTATPQQAQEVHEKLRGWLKSNVSDAVAQSTRIIYGGSVTGATCKELASQPDVDGFLVGGASLKPEFVDIINAKQ, from the exons ATGGCCGAGGCCGGCCAGGAGGCGGAGTTCTGCCTCACCGCGCTCTACATAAGCGGGCCGTGGCCGCGGCTGCGCGCTGAGCCTGCCCTGCAGTCCGCCGGTCCCAGTGCCATGGCGCCCTCCAGGAAGTTCTTCGTCGGGGGGAACTGGAAGATGAATGGACGGAAGAAGAGTCTGGGGGAACTCATCAGCACTCTGAACGCGGCCAAGGTGCCGGCCGACACCG AGGTGGTCTGTGCAGCCCCCACTGCCTACATTGACTTCGCCCGCCAGAAGCTAGATCACAAGATTGCTGTGGCTGCGCAGAACTGCTACAAAGTGGCTAACGGGGCATTTACTGGGGAGATCAG cCCTGGTATGATCAAAGACTGTGGAGCTACATGGGTAGTCCTAGGGCACTCAGAGAGAAGGCACGTCTTTGGGGAGTCAGATGAG CTGATTGGGCAGAAAGTGGCCCATGCCCTGGCGGAGGGACTTGGAGTAATCGCCTGCATCGGGGAGAAGCTAGATGAAAGGGAAGCTGGCATCACTGAGAAGGTCGTTTTCGAGCAAACCAAGGTCATCGCAG ATAACGTCAAGGACTGGAACAAGGTTGTGCTGGCCTATGAGCCTGTGTGGGCCATTGGTACTGGCAAGACTGCAACACCCCAACAG GCCCAGGAAGTACACGAAAAGCTCCGGGGATGGCTTAAGTCCAACGTCTCTGATGCAGTGGCTCAGAGCACCCGCATCATTTATGGAG gGTCTGTGACTGGGGCAACCTGCAAAGAGCTGGCAAGCCAGCCTGATGTGGATGGCTTCCTTGTGGGTGGTGCTTCTCTCAAGCCCGAATTCGTGGACATCATCAATGCCAAACAATAA
- the SPSB2 gene encoding SPRY domain-containing SOCS box protein 2 isoform X2: MGQTALVGGGSSSTPTSQALYPDLSCPEGLEELLSAPPPDLGAQRRHGWNPKDCSENIEVKEGGLCFERRPVAQSTDGARGKRGYSRGLHAWEISWPREQRGTHAVVGVATALAPLQADHYAALLGSNSESWGWDIGRGKLYHQSKGPGAPQYPAGPQGEQLEVPERLLVVLDMEEGTLGYAIGGTYLGPAFRGLKGRTLYPAVSAVWGQCQVRISYLGERRAEPHSLLHLSRLCVRHALGDTRLGQVSALPLPPAMKRYLLYQ; this comes from the exons ATGGGCCAGACGGCTCTGGTAGGgggcggcagcagcagcacccCCACCTCACAGGCCCTGTACCCTGACCTCTCTTGTCCGGAGGGCTTGGAGGAGCTGCTATCTGCTCCCCCTCCTGACCTGGGGGCCCAACGGCGCCACGGCTGGAACCCCAAGGACTGCTCAGAGAACATCGAGGTCAAGGAAGGGGGGTTGTGCTTTGAGCGGCGGCCCGTGGCCCAGAGCACTGATGGGGCCCGGGGTAAGAGGGGCTATTCGAGGGGCCTGCATGCCTGGGAGATCAGCTGGCCGCGGGAGCAGAGGGGCACCCACGCCGTGGTGGGCGTGGCCACGGCCCTCGCCCCGCTGCAGGCCGACCACTATGCGGCGCTGCTGGGCAGCAACAGCGAGTCCTGGGGCTGGGACATTGGGCGAGGGAAGCTGTACCATCAGAGCAAGGGGCCTGGGGCCCCCCAGTATCCAGCCGGACCTCAGGGTGAGCAGCTGGAGGTGCCAGAGAGGCTGCTCGTGGTTCTGGACATGGAGGAGGGGACTCTGGGCTACGCTATTGGGGGCACCTACCTAGGACCAGCCTTCCGCGGACTGAAGGGCAGGACACTCTATCCGGCAGTAAGCGCCGTCTGGGGCCAGTGCCAGGTCCGCATCAGCTACCTGGGCGAAAGGAGAG cgGAGCCACACTCCCTCCTGCATCTGAGCCGCCTGTGTGTGCGCCACGCTCTGGGGGATACCCGGCTTGGCCAGGTATCTGCTCTGCCCTTGCCCCCTGCCATGAAACGCTACCTGCTCTACCAGTGA
- the CDCA3 gene encoding cell division cycle-associated protein 3, giving the protein MGSAKSVPVTPARPPLHNKHLARVADPRSPTAGILRTPIQVESSPQPNLPAGEQLEGPNEAQDSDPRSPTLGIARTPMKTSSGEPPSPLVKQLSEVFETEAPRLNLLPDPGLPPEAPSSSELDLPLGTQFSLEDQMPPWSQTELPSKQAFSKEETGQPSETSVASQGSDKPLRDPETPRSSGSKCNRQKPKGKVLGRSPLTILQDDNSPGTLTPRQGKWPSLSENVRELKEGAILGTGRLLKTGGRAWEQGQDHDKENQHFPLVEN; this is encoded by the exons ATGGGCTCAGCCAAGAGCGTCCCAGTTACTCCAGCGCGGCCTCCACTGCACAACAAGCATCTGGCCCGAGTGGCGGACCCCCGTTCACCTACTGCCGGCATCCTTCGCACTCCCATCCAG GTGGAGAGCTCTCCACAGCCAAACCTACCAGCAGGGGAGCAGCTGGAGGGTCCTAATGAGGCCCAGGACTCAGATCCCCGTTCTCCTACCCTTGGTATTGCACGGACACCTATGAAGACCAGCAGCGGAG AGCCCCCAAGCCCACTGGTGAAACAGCTGAGTGAAGTATTTGAGACCGAAGCCCCCAGATTGAATCTTCTCCCAGATCCTGGTCTGCCCCCAGAGGCACCTTCATCTTCTGAATTAGACTTGCCTCTGGGCACCCAGTTTTCCCTTGAGGACCAGATGCCACCTTGGAGCCAAACTGAGCTCCCCTCCAAGCAGGCATTTTCCAAGGAGGAAACAGGACAGCCCTCAGAAACCTCTGTGGCCAGCCAGGGCTCAGACAAGCCCTTGAGAGACCCTGAGACTCCCCGATCTTCAG GTTCCAAGTGCAACAGACAGAAACCAAAGGGGAAAGTACTAGGAAGATCTCCCCTCACCATCCTGCAGGATGACAACTCCCCTGGGACTCTGACACCACGACAG GGTAAGTGGCCTTCTCTGAGTGAAAATGTTAGGGAACTAAAGGAAGGGGCCATTCTGGGAACTGGACGACTTCTGAAAACTGGAGGACGAGCATGGGAGCAAGGCCAGGACCACGACAAGGAAAATCAGCACTTTCCCTTGGTAGAGAACTAG
- the SPSB2 gene encoding SPRY domain-containing SOCS box protein 2 isoform X1, which translates to MGEDKVNPERELNFQKRDAPARLFRGVLRLFTSMGQTALVGGGSSSTPTSQALYPDLSCPEGLEELLSAPPPDLGAQRRHGWNPKDCSENIEVKEGGLCFERRPVAQSTDGARGKRGYSRGLHAWEISWPREQRGTHAVVGVATALAPLQADHYAALLGSNSESWGWDIGRGKLYHQSKGPGAPQYPAGPQGEQLEVPERLLVVLDMEEGTLGYAIGGTYLGPAFRGLKGRTLYPAVSAVWGQCQVRISYLGERRAEPHSLLHLSRLCVRHALGDTRLGQVSALPLPPAMKRYLLYQ; encoded by the exons ATGGGTGAGGACAAG GTCAATCCCGAACGGGAGCTCAACTTTCAGAAGAGAGACGCCCCGGCAAGACTCTTTCGGGGAGTCCTCCGGCTCTTCACCTCCATGGGCCAGACGGCTCTGGTAGGgggcggcagcagcagcacccCCACCTCACAGGCCCTGTACCCTGACCTCTCTTGTCCGGAGGGCTTGGAGGAGCTGCTATCTGCTCCCCCTCCTGACCTGGGGGCCCAACGGCGCCACGGCTGGAACCCCAAGGACTGCTCAGAGAACATCGAGGTCAAGGAAGGGGGGTTGTGCTTTGAGCGGCGGCCCGTGGCCCAGAGCACTGATGGGGCCCGGGGTAAGAGGGGCTATTCGAGGGGCCTGCATGCCTGGGAGATCAGCTGGCCGCGGGAGCAGAGGGGCACCCACGCCGTGGTGGGCGTGGCCACGGCCCTCGCCCCGCTGCAGGCCGACCACTATGCGGCGCTGCTGGGCAGCAACAGCGAGTCCTGGGGCTGGGACATTGGGCGAGGGAAGCTGTACCATCAGAGCAAGGGGCCTGGGGCCCCCCAGTATCCAGCCGGACCTCAGGGTGAGCAGCTGGAGGTGCCAGAGAGGCTGCTCGTGGTTCTGGACATGGAGGAGGGGACTCTGGGCTACGCTATTGGGGGCACCTACCTAGGACCAGCCTTCCGCGGACTGAAGGGCAGGACACTCTATCCGGCAGTAAGCGCCGTCTGGGGCCAGTGCCAGGTCCGCATCAGCTACCTGGGCGAAAGGAGAG cgGAGCCACACTCCCTCCTGCATCTGAGCCGCCTGTGTGTGCGCCACGCTCTGGGGGATACCCGGCTTGGCCAGGTATCTGCTCTGCCCTTGCCCCCTGCCATGAAACGCTACCTGCTCTACCAGTGA
- the GNB3 gene encoding guanine nucleotide-binding protein G(I)/G(S)/G(T) subunit beta-3 isoform X2 — MGEMEQLRQEAEQLKKQIADARKACADITLAELVSGLEVVGRVQMRTRRTLRGHLAKIYAMHWATDSKLLVSASQDGKLIVWDTYTTNKVHAIPLRSSWVMTCAYAPSGNFVACGGLDNMCSIYSLKSREGNVKVSRELSAHTGYLSCCRFLDDNNIVTSSGDTTCALWDIETGQQKTVFVGHTGDCMSLAVSPDFKLFISGACDASAKLWDVREGTCRQTFTGHESDINAICFFPNGEAICTGSDDASCRLFDLRADQELTAYSHESIICGITSVAFSLSGRLLFAGYDDFNCNVWDSIKCERVGTLSGHDNRVSCLGVTADGMAVATGSWDSFLKIWN, encoded by the exons ATGGGGGAGATGGAGCAGCTGCGGCAGGAAGCGGAGCAGCTCAAGAAGCAGATTGCA GACGCCAGGAAAGCCTGTGCTGACATTACTCTGGCAGAG CTGGTGTCTGGCCTAGAGGTCGTGGGACGAGTCCAGATGCGGACACGGCGGACGTTACGAGGACACCTGGCCAAGATCTATGCCATGCACTGGGCCACTGACTCCAA GCTGCTGGTAAGTGCCTCGCAAGATGGGAAGCTGATCGTGTGGGACACCTATACCACCAATAAG GTTCATGCCATCCCGCTGCGTTCCTCCTGGGTCATGACCTGTGCCTATGCCCCGTCAGGGaattttgtggcatgtggggGGCTGGACAACATGTGCTCCATCTATAGCCTCAAATCCCGCGAGGGCAATGTCAAGGTCAGCCGGGAGCTCTCTGCTCACACAG GTTATCTCTCCTGCTGCCGCTTCCTGGACGACAACAACATTGTGACCAGCTCAGGGGACACCACGTG tGCTCTGTGGGACATTGAGACTGGGCAGCAGAAGACAGTGTTTGTGGGACACACGGGGGACTGCATGAGTCTCGCTGTATCTCCTGACTTCAAACTCTTCATTTCGGGGGCCTGTGACGCCAGCGCCAAGCTCTGGGACGTGCGGGAGGGGACCTGCCGGCAGACTTTCACTGGCCATGAATCGGACATCAATGCTATCTGC TTCTTCCCCAATGGAGAGGCCATCTGCACGGGCTCGGACGATGCCTCCTGCCGCCTGTTTGACCTGCGGGCCGACCAGGAGCTGACCGCATACTCCCATGAGAGCATCATCTGCGGCATCACGTCTGTGGCCTTCTCCCTCAGCGGCCGCCTGCTTTTTGCAGGTTATGATGACTTCAACTGCAATGTCTGGGACTCCATCAAGTGCGAGCGCGTGG gTACCCTCTCTGGCCATGACAACAGGGTCAGCTGCCTGGGGGTCACAGCTGATGGGATGGCTGTGGCCACTGGTTCCTGGGACAGCTTCCTCAAAATCTGGAACTGA